The Bacillus sp. Marseille-Q1617 genome has a segment encoding these proteins:
- a CDS encoding carbohydrate ABC transporter permease, giving the protein MNSKKKSFSKRLLYIILVLYAVTTLVPFLWALSSSFKTLEEIISGTMNFIPRNFTLGNYEQIFVKQELFPRWLMNSLIIAVAGTSLNIIFNSMAGYALARLAFPGKKALFIIILAVLMIPAQVTMIPNYLILKELGWLNSYQGMIVPAMINATFIFMMRQFFINFPKELEEAAQIDGLSRLGIFFKVVLPLAKPALAAQAIFVFMGFWNDFMRPLIVMTDTEMYTLPLGLNTFKGQYVSYWNYIMAASMVFTLPVLLLYAFFNRYFIKGISFTGGK; this is encoded by the coding sequence ATGAATTCCAAGAAAAAGTCATTCAGTAAGCGCCTACTCTATATCATCCTTGTTTTATATGCGGTGACAACGCTGGTCCCTTTCTTATGGGCTTTGTCATCCTCATTCAAAACGCTGGAAGAAATCATCAGTGGAACAATGAATTTTATTCCACGGAACTTTACTTTGGGAAACTATGAGCAGATTTTTGTTAAGCAGGAGTTATTCCCAAGATGGCTGATGAATTCACTGATCATTGCGGTAGCCGGTACGTCACTGAATATCATCTTTAACTCAATGGCAGGGTACGCATTGGCAAGACTAGCGTTTCCGGGAAAGAAAGCACTGTTCATCATCATCTTGGCGGTGCTGATGATACCGGCACAGGTAACGATGATCCCGAACTACTTAATTTTAAAAGAACTTGGCTGGCTTAACTCGTATCAGGGCATGATCGTGCCGGCGATGATCAATGCAACCTTCATATTTATGATGAGACAATTCTTTATCAACTTTCCGAAAGAGCTTGAAGAAGCCGCACAAATCGACGGCCTAAGCAGGCTGGGTATCTTCTTTAAAGTGGTGCTGCCGCTTGCAAAACCGGCTCTGGCGGCTCAGGCGATCTTCGTTTTCATGGGTTTCTGGAACGACTTCATGAGGCCGTTGATTGTCATGACTGACACTGAAATGTATACACTCCCATTAGGATTGAATACTTTCAAGGGTCAATATGTGAGCTACTGGAACTATATCATGGCCGCCTCTATGGTATTCACACTCCCAGTCCTGCTCCTCTACGCGTTCTTTAACCGATATTTCATCAAAGGAATATCCTTTACAGGCGGGAAGTAA